In the genome of Primulina tabacum isolate GXHZ01 chromosome 13, ASM2559414v2, whole genome shotgun sequence, the window AAAATGAGAGTTGGTGTTCAAGTTCACTAATTTGAacgataaataattttaaaatatgaatcgttcaaacattttttttaaaaaaaatcttttaaaaaaattatttatttatttaaagtgtgTTGTTTTAGTTTTCGAACAAATAAACTAAGGTGTATTTGTGTGAGtccatttattttataatttgatTTTGGAtgaatatatttcaaattcatgattttcacatatatatatatttgtactTTCGATTTGAGTCCGCCTCAAACTTTTCTAGcataattttcttataatatttTCAGAAATATTAGTAATTTTACTTGAGATCAAGAACTGTCTTAAGTTCACATCGATCAAATTCAATGATCTTCTGCTAGATTTTTATCTAATTGGTTCGATTGTGAGATCAATTcaacgtctccgaaataaatcAATTTTTAATTCCTCTTAACAAAGACATGCTTAGCAATTATAAAAATACCGGGCCGAATAGAAATCCTTTGCAATTCACAAGTCCCAAAAAAAAAGccaaaaaacacacacacaaacagaCACAGACACAGACACACTCGGGTTGGTCTGTCTACGGAGGTAAATAAACCCGACCATACACTCTTGCAGGAAACCTTTGCCATGCTTAGGCAAACGAGATTATTTTATCAAATAGAGACAAAACCATGATTTTTTTTGCAAGAAACATGAAGCGACAGCAACCTTAGTTTTcgaaaaatctataaaaatccCTGTTGTTTTGTATGATCTAATCTGTAAACCACCCAACCCACCTTTCCTTGCCTCATGTTATTGTTGCCTCAGTCAACcccaaaacacacacacataagacattgagagagagagagagagagagagagagagagagagagttgACCAGGCGTCTTGCAGGTGAGCTACCAGTCTCTGCTTCACACGAGCAATGGGGCGTTGAAttctttaataaaatcatgcagtTTATATGTATTTGCAACTCCAATACCACCACTGTGCATACGTTTCTCTCTATTTAACTACACGTCCAGTCCACCGTGTGATACACACCCAAGATCACCAACTGACGGCATGTTCAGTATTTTCTCTCTTTAGAATATACATCCGACTATACAAAACGTTAGATTCATATATCCTGTCTATAAATCAAATAAAGTAGTTGACCTCATACCTGGAAATGGGTAGAATTCCATGCTGTGAAAAGGAGAATGTCAAAAGAGGGCAATGGACTCCGGAGGAAGACCAGAAGCTGTCGTCATACATTGCTCAAAATGGAACTAGGAATTGGCGTCTCATTCCCAAGCATGCAGGTTTTCCTCGGATCTAATATTTTCTTGGATTGATATGTGATTAGAATAACATTATTAATCTTCAAGGAAATTTATCAAGCTGGCTGATTCATTGCTTAATATGAATTTTCAGGTCTTCAGAGATGTGGGAAGAGCTGTAGATTGCGATGGACCAATTACCTCCGTCCAGACCTCAAACAAGGGCAATTCTCAGAGGCAGAAGAGCAGACTATAGTAACCCTTCACTCGGTCCTCGGAAACCGGTAATATCCCATACCGAGCTCAGAAAATAGAGTTATTCAATGATTCAtacaaataaatttattttttattcgtCGGTTTGATATGGCACGAAATGTGTAAGAGTACTGAAAGGTTTTCTAACAGTAGGGATTGCTTACCTTGTCTTAAACAGATGGTCTGTAATTGCTGCCCAGCTGCAGGGACGTACAGACAATGATGTTAAAAATCATTGGAACACCAAACTTAAGAAGAAGCTTTCCGGTATGGGAATTGATCCTGTTACACACAAGCCATTTTCTCACCTCATAACAGAGATAGCCACACTTCCACCACCACAGGCTCCGAATTTGGCTGAAGCAGCCCTTGGGTGCTTCAAAGATGAAATGCTTCATCTCCTCACAAAGAGACGTATTGACCTCCAGATGCAGCAATGTGGAACAGCTCCATCTAACCACAATATTTCCATTAAACCAGAGGATAATAAAGATGATACAATTGAAAAGATCAAATTTGGGTTGTCAAAGGCCATAAAAGCGCCTGACTTGTTTCCACTAAATAAGCCTTGGGACCCTGTTGGAGCAACTTCCATGAATCTTGATAGAACTTTTCATGCTTATCCAGGATCAGATTCTGAATTCCACTACGAACTTGCATCTCTCGGTAATAATGGGGATGTATCTCCATGGAGCCAGAGTTTGTGCACTGGGAGCACATGCACTGCAGGGGACCAGCATGGTCATTTGCATGAAAACCTTGAGGATGAACAAGGGGAGAACTCCGGAACCAGAAAAGAAACAAGAATTGGATCCAGTATTTTCAACTCAGACTGCTCCTTGTGGGATTTACCATCCGACGATTTGATCAATCCTATACTTTAAGAATAATGGGGCGAGAATATATTCCACATAAAAATATAGCAAAGtcataaataagaaaaaaatgtaaataaaaCCTTTCAAATAATAATCTGATTACATCATtacaaatatatcaaataatGTATATCTTGATGTATTCCTTTTTTGTCTATTGGTCTTGGGTGAGGGGAGAGCTGTTTTAAAATACAATGTACATCAAGCAAAGTATGATGATGAAGTCGAAGTATCAGCCAGAACCTGCAAGAATGGATGATAAACTCGTTAATTAAGAGCTCATGGTTGACTCCTACTCATACCAGACAACTGTACAGCAGAAAAGGAAATCACTTATATGGCCATACCTCGAGTTGCTCTTCAGTGAACGAATCTTTTTGAATATTCCACATGTCAGCATGGGTGCGACGGAATTCTGCGATTGCTTTTGTAACAGTAAACTTCAGGGGTGATGGCTCCGACACAAAATGAGCCAGTAAGGTGACATGGTCAGGTAACCAACTGGGACAGGATTTTAGATCATTAACTATTGCATATAAATCACTTGTCCAAGAAATCAAAGCACTTGTCAATACAGTGTGTAGAATATTGATCAGGGTCAAATATATTTACGGATCAAAACATCTTTCAACTTTCATGTTAAGAAATGAACAAGGTTCTAAAAATTATTGCCCAACATTCATAATTAAAGCCATGGCACCGGTAATAAGCCTGAAGCTAACAAATGGAATTGCTCACAATAGTTTGAAAACTTCAACAAAATAGCATCTTCGAAACAGAGGCTACGACTAATTAACATATATCTTAATATGGAAATTCATTTCACACAAATTTACTAAGCATAATAACCCCAGAAAAATAACAGAACATCATACAGAGTAATCAGTGAAATACAAGCTAAGATTTCAATTTAAGCTAAGATTACAATTTGTGATCTTAGATTATTCGAACATGAATAAAGCAAATTGTGATGTGCAAGAGAATAATGCCCACTGTTAATTCTCTATGCTCTTTCCTGACTGTCTTAGTGCGAGATAAATATGTCCAGAATAGAACATACCTGGGCATATCGTAAGGAACCGATAACACGCAAGCTGCCAAAGCAAGAATGGAACCATGAATAGATGCAATGGGAACTGAAGAAACCTTGCTTCTGTAAGAGCAAAAGAGTGATAAAAGATCAGGACAGATACATTGATTCATGGAGTGCATAAGAACTGCGATATTTCAGGAGCCAAAACccacaacatattgaagatgtCTCCTCCTCACATAGATAATGTGAATACCAGCTACCAGCTATATGTATATGTAAGAAATTGCACAAACAGAAATACACAGGACCAcgactaaataaataattccaCACTAGAGTAATAATAACTTTGCATTGAGAACCATTCCCACTGGTCAATAATAATGACCATATTATGGAGATGGAAATGCcataaaggataaatttgataaccactcttcaatTTGAGCACAactaaaacaattaagaaaggaagatttttttccaaatttctaaTTGATTTGAGTTCGCATGTGattttttttcatgttaaatactCAATCAGGTAGCGAGCTAAAATTTAATATGTTTGAACATTTCTGAAAAGGACTGCATATTCAGCAGGGCACAAACAACAATATAAGTTAATGACTTGTGAAGGCGGCTTACATAATAAGATTAGCTCTACCAAATTGTTCAAATTTCTTTAGCTTCTAGGGATATATCTATTTGAATGTTAAATAAAATGTTATCCATAAAAGAAACATTTATCAATGCTCAACAAATTGAACATAGCTCAGAGAATAATAAATATAGAAAGCTACCATACTGCATACTCATCTCACTAGAAAGGACGAGCATGTACAAATTACAAAGAAATCAAAGACTGACAAATTTTATATGGAATGGACttaaaatcatcttcagaagtaaTGGTAGGCAATGCCGAGGATGAGAGGGAGGTCAATAAAGAGCATGGCATATGTAAAGTCAAAGCAAGAAAACCACCTCTGCTTCCTCTTGTTAAGTACAAGATTGGCTTGCCCATAAGCCCTGCTGCGAAAATCATAAACTAGTTGTTCATCCCCACCCTTCATTAACCCTGCTAAAACTGCTGCAGCATGCTCCCTAACCTGAAAAGGTTTGTGATGATTATACATGACAGAACTCATATTGCGAAAGGTGACTGACTGATCATTGTTTATGCCATATGGTTTGTAAACAGATACCACTAGCTAAATTTGTAAAATGAGTAAACGAGATATGTATCAGATGTGAAACTTGCCTCAACTTGATTGTCTGTCAGTAGCTTCTCTATGGTCTGCCATATCTGCTGTTTGTCCGTGTTGGAGAGAATAAAAGTGTGCCTGTAGCAGGATGGCAAAGTAATATTAAATACTGATAGGAAATCATAAAGATTAGCAATGGCATACTAAAACTAACAGCTATATTAGTTTCCCATTGGCGAAATAAAGTAGAGCCACTTTGAAACTGACTCATCACGTACCATCATGACTAAATGTAGAATCAGTACAATAATCATAACTTGCAATTATTGAATGCAGAGAGATATGATAAAACACATACATaacaaacaataaaaaaataatttagatAGTTGGACATGCGAGAAAACCAAGTCCTCTCATTAGATACTCAAAAAATGCACATCTAATTTCTTCAACAAAAGTGATGTAGGAAAATCAATTAAAGGTGTATGTAAAAAGAAAAACACGAGAACGTTCTACAGAATCTTAAATGTGCCTTACATAAAGATATACCAATTCAAAATCAGCTAGGATACCTGTACATGAAACTTCGCAGAAACGTCAGCGTTGCAGATCGAGTTCTCCAATTGGGATCTTCGGCTAAAGAAATAATAATGGGCACAGCTTTGCGTAGATGGGGTTCCCCAAACACCCTCcattttaataattcaaatgctgCCTTCGCCAAATTCGATAGATCTTTATTCGATGTTTCCTATCAGGAACAATAATCAAGCTTAATTGTAGACTTAGGACACAACAAACATCATAGCATTGTTAACAgagatataaaataaaatatctggCCAACACAACCTTTCATTTTGTTATGCTTCTATTAAGAGTTGTAACCAAGTTAATGAAATGACACTGCAGTACTTGCTTATTTGAATGATGGCTCAAAACTACAATTAACAAACTAATGATAGAAATCAGGGATAATAGTGtgtaattatttcaaataatagATGGACAACTGAGAGATTGTCATATATCTAAACAGCTTTTAGTTGAACTATGCAACATGTAAACAATTTGTTAGGAACAAAATTTACGAACTGAAACTATATTGCAACTAGAATGAAAAAGTTTCCCCAGAGATACACTCTGTTACAAAACCCTAGCAGAAATGCTAATATTTCCCTAACCAAAGCTAGTCACAAGATACAAATTAATAACCGAATGTCTAACGCTTCCCACTAGAATTTATATATCCTCCCCATTTCTAGATACTTCCAAGGCTCGTGGACTTGTGCACATTATTTTTGGGTCCGTAACACAATTcattaataaattgatccagttttcaaaatattaaagtGAATTTATTTTGAATTGTTTGTACTTCATCTACTCTTCAGTGAAGAGAAAATTATTCATTCACAAGGAACAAACATTAATCCAGAGCTTCACTTTCAGGTGCTGATCAATTAGATTTCTAGTTCTAACATTATTCTAGTTTTAATGCTATtagttaattttaaaaataattctagaaaacaacaaaatacaaaataataatataataggaAAATATTAAACTTGTGCAGCATCACATGCATTTTATTAGGAAATAAAAATGGGAAAAAAGATCACTGCAGAAGCTCAAAAGGTGCCTGACAAAATTTACCTGTAAAGATATAACAGGGAACAGAAGTTGCACAATAACATCCAGCAAAACCGAGGACCTTCCAGACTTCAAAGATGAGATCATAAAATGAAACAACTACACATGTAG includes:
- the LOC142522839 gene encoding transcription factor MYB80-like, giving the protein MGRIPCCEKENVKRGQWTPEEDQKLSSYIAQNGTRNWRLIPKHAGLQRCGKSCRLRWTNYLRPDLKQGQFSEAEEQTIVTLHSVLGNRWSVIAAQLQGRTDNDVKNHWNTKLKKKLSGMGIDPVTHKPFSHLITEIATLPPPQAPNLAEAALGCFKDEMLHLLTKRRIDLQMQQCGTAPSNHNISIKPEDNKDDTIEKIKFGLSKAIKAPDLFPLNKPWDPVGATSMNLDRTFHAYPGSDSEFHYELASLGNNGDVSPWSQSLCTGSTCTAGDQHGHLHENLEDEQGENSGTRKETRIGSSIFNSDCSLWDLPSDDLINPIL